Proteins co-encoded in one Dehalococcoidales bacterium genomic window:
- a CDS encoding thymidylate synthase produces MKITTIEARDLSEAWFQCLRHVLDSGYEYLIERGSYAGQKRKELDFVQVKITNPGNRPLTPDVPAGVPSPTTMEYIENYLPYLMTAKRAEGEQYTYGQYLEHQIAEVIRMYREGGFNTNQAYMSVGDDRSIYLTDPPCLRGIDTRVRYNSLHFICYFRSWDLWAGFPSNLAAIQLLKEYIGSELGVEDGEIIAVSKGLHLYDYSWELAHIACGISEESGAATSQM; encoded by the coding sequence ATGAAAATAACCACAATTGAAGCTCGTGACCTGTCCGAGGCCTGGTTTCAATGCCTTCGCCATGTACTTGATAGCGGATATGAATATCTCATTGAAAGAGGCAGCTATGCCGGGCAGAAGCGCAAGGAGCTAGATTTTGTTCAGGTTAAAATCACAAATCCTGGTAATCGTCCGCTGACTCCCGATGTGCCGGCTGGAGTCCCTTCTCCGACTACCATGGAGTATATTGAAAATTACCTCCCTTATTTGATGACCGCCAAACGCGCCGAAGGGGAACAGTATACGTATGGCCAATATCTGGAGCACCAGATAGCCGAGGTTATACGCATGTATCGGGAAGGCGGATTTAATACTAACCAGGCTTACATGAGTGTTGGCGATGATCGCTCTATTTACCTCACCGATCCTCCATGTTTACGGGGTATCGATACGAGGGTTAGGTATAATAGCCTGCATTTCATCTGTTATTTTAGATCCTGGGACCTCTGGGCGGGCTTTCCATCCAACCTTGCTGCTATTCAACTACTCAAGGAATATATTGGTTCGGAGTTGGGAGTTGAAGATGGGGAAATAATTGCCGTGAGCAAAGGACTCCATCTTTATGATTACTCCTGGGAGTTAGCTCATATAGCCTGTGGCATTTCAGAGGAAAGCGGAGCGGCAACGTCCCAGATGTAA
- a CDS encoding DJ-1/PfpI family protein — translation MKIAILIAKGFEEIETSVTYDVLKRAGIDVIAAGLHSGEIAGSRGLKIVVDATINDLNPSELDGIVIPGGYPCYVNLGNSTAVLELIRKMAAAGKYLASICAGPLVLEQAGVIKGKTVTCFPGIETSLKTARFSPQRVVEDGNIITSRGPGTAMEFALKLVERWVGKETAIKLSKDLVV, via the coding sequence GTGAAAATTGCAATTTTAATAGCTAAAGGCTTTGAAGAGATCGAAACATCTGTTACTTACGATGTTTTAAAGCGTGCCGGGATTGATGTCATCGCTGCCGGCCTCCACTCGGGAGAAATAGCTGGATCACGAGGACTCAAAATTGTTGTTGATGCAACAATAAATGACCTTAATCCTTCTGAACTCGATGGAATTGTAATCCCGGGCGGCTATCCTTGTTATGTAAACCTAGGTAATAGTACAGCTGTATTGGAATTGATTAGAAAAATGGCAGCCGCTGGTAAATATCTTGCCTCTATTTGTGCCGGCCCTCTCGTCCTCGAACAAGCCGGAGTTATCAAAGGCAAGACGGTCACCTGCTTTCCAGGGATTGAAACCAGCCTGAAGACTGCTCGTTTCAGCCCTCAACGGGTAGTCGAGGACGGCAATATTATAACCAGCCGCGGACCGGGCACCGCTATGGAGTTTGCTCTCAAACTGGTTGAACGCTGGGTTGGCAAGGAAACCGCCATCAAGTTAAGCAAAGACCTGGTAGTCTAA